The Streptomyces phaeolivaceus genome has a window encoding:
- a CDS encoding amidase produces MERIERVDPAVNAIVTLVADRALEQAAEADDRMAAGEPVGPLHGLPVAHKDLHDTAGIRTTSGSPIFADRVPDQNHLVVERLRKAGAITLGKTNVPELGLGSHTVNPVFGATRNPYDLSRSAGGSSGGAGAALACGMQPIADGSDTGGSLRNPASFNNVVGLRPSPGRVPSWPDKAPWGQLSVKGPMARTVADVALTLSVLAGPDPRDPRSLQTPGSTFAWQLDGDLRGLRVAWSPDLGGRVPVDPEVREALRPAPEVFAALGCEVEEACPDLRGADEVFLAQRAWQVELSYGPLLDDHRDRLAPDVIWNIEEGRRLGGPDLGRAQALHGALFHRVREFFERYDLLLLPVSQVAPFDIGLAYPTVVDGTPMETYLDWMRSAYLISVTGCPALSVPAGFTPEGLPVGLQIVGPHRRDWSVLRAGHAFERATRVGERRPPVVAAAPGGAVRRSV; encoded by the coding sequence CTGGAGCGGATCGAGCGGGTCGATCCGGCGGTGAACGCGATCGTGACGCTGGTGGCCGACCGGGCGCTGGAGCAGGCGGCGGAGGCGGACGACCGGATGGCGGCCGGAGAGCCGGTCGGCCCGCTGCACGGGCTGCCCGTCGCGCACAAGGATCTGCACGACACCGCGGGCATCCGTACGACGTCCGGCTCACCGATCTTCGCCGACCGGGTCCCCGACCAGAACCATCTGGTGGTGGAGCGGCTGCGGAAGGCGGGCGCGATCACGCTCGGCAAGACCAACGTCCCCGAACTGGGCCTGGGTTCGCACACCGTCAACCCCGTGTTCGGGGCGACGCGCAATCCGTACGACCTCTCCCGCAGCGCGGGCGGCAGCAGCGGCGGGGCGGGGGCGGCGCTCGCCTGCGGGATGCAGCCGATCGCCGACGGCAGCGACACCGGGGGCTCGCTGCGCAATCCCGCCTCCTTCAACAACGTCGTGGGGCTGCGGCCCTCGCCCGGCCGGGTGCCGTCCTGGCCGGACAAGGCGCCCTGGGGCCAGCTGTCGGTGAAGGGGCCGATGGCCCGGACCGTGGCGGACGTCGCCCTGACCCTGTCCGTGCTCGCCGGTCCCGACCCCCGCGATCCGCGTTCCCTGCAGACGCCCGGCTCCACCTTCGCCTGGCAACTCGACGGCGATCTACGGGGGTTGCGGGTCGCCTGGTCCCCGGATCTCGGTGGGCGGGTGCCCGTCGACCCGGAGGTACGGGAGGCGCTGCGCCCGGCGCCCGAGGTGTTCGCCGCGCTGGGCTGCGAGGTCGAGGAGGCCTGCCCGGACCTGAGGGGCGCGGACGAGGTGTTCCTCGCCCAGCGCGCCTGGCAGGTGGAGCTGTCGTACGGGCCGCTGCTGGACGACCACCGCGACCGGCTCGCCCCGGACGTGATCTGGAACATCGAGGAGGGCCGCAGGCTGGGCGGCCCCGACCTGGGGCGGGCGCAGGCGCTGCACGGCGCGCTCTTCCACCGGGTCCGTGAGTTCTTCGAACGGTACGACCTGCTGTTGCTGCCGGTCAGCCAGGTCGCGCCCTTCGACATCGGCCTGGCGTATCCGACGGTCGTCGACGGCACCCCGATGGAGACCTATCTCGACTGGATGCGGTCGGCGTATCTGATCTCCGTCACGGGGTGCCCGGCCCTGTCCGTGCCGGCCGGGTTCACCCCGGAGGGGCTGCCGGTCGGGTTGCAGATCGTGGGGCCGCACCGGCGGGACTGGTCGGTGCTGCGGGCCGGGCACGCGTTCGAGCGGGCGACGCGGGTGGGTGAGCGACGGCCGCCGGTGGTGGCCGCCGCGCCCGGGGGTGCCGTACGGCGGTCAGTGTGA
- a CDS encoding heavy metal translocating P-type ATPase: protein MTITGTGTAAAEVELAIGGMTCASCAARIEKKLNRMDGVTATVNYATEKAKVSYADDVSVGDLIATVEATGYTAREPAPPARAEPDDTDGAAEDDELLPLRQRLITAVVLAVPVVAMAMIPALQFEYWQWLSLTLAAPVVTYAGWPFHRAAWTNARHGAATMDTLISLGTLAAFGWSLWALFLGTAGTPGMTHPFELTIVRGDGAGSIYLEAAAGVTAFILAGRYFEARAKRKAGAALRALLELGAKDVTVLTPEGGERTLPVAELKVGDRFLVRPGEKIATDGTVVEGSSAVDASLLTGESVPVEVVAGDPVTGATVNAGGRLVVEAGRIGADTQLARMARLVEDAQNGKAAAQRLADRISAVFVPIVLALALGTLGFWLGNGAGPTAAFTAAVAVLIIACPCALGLATPTALLVGTGRGAQLGILIKGPEVLESTRRVDTVVLDKTGTVTTGRMTLLAVHPADGVDEAEVLRLAGALEHASEHPVARAVAEGAAARLGALPVPEDFANVPGLGVRGIVDGHAVLVGRERLLADWAMELPEDLARARAGAEASGRTAVAVAWDGDVRAVLEVADAVKETSAEAITRLRALGLTPILLTGDNRAVAESVAREVGIAAEDVIAEVLPQDKVDVVERLQGEGRSVAMVGDGVNDAAALARADLGLAMGTGTDAAIEASDLTLVRGDLRAAADAIRLARRTLGTIRSNLFWAFAYNVAALPLAAAGLLNPMIAGATMAFSSVFVVGNSLRLRTFRAAD, encoded by the coding sequence ATGACCATCACCGGGACCGGGACCGCCGCCGCCGAGGTGGAACTCGCCATCGGCGGGATGACCTGTGCCTCCTGCGCGGCCCGGATCGAGAAGAAGCTGAACCGTATGGACGGCGTCACGGCCACGGTCAACTACGCCACCGAGAAGGCGAAGGTCAGTTACGCGGACGACGTCTCGGTGGGGGATCTGATCGCCACCGTCGAGGCGACCGGCTACACGGCACGGGAGCCCGCGCCACCCGCGCGGGCGGAGCCCGACGACACGGACGGGGCCGCCGAGGACGACGAACTGCTGCCGCTGCGGCAGCGGCTGATCACGGCGGTGGTCCTGGCCGTCCCGGTCGTCGCGATGGCCATGATCCCGGCGTTGCAGTTCGAGTACTGGCAGTGGCTGTCCCTGACGCTGGCCGCGCCCGTGGTGACGTACGCCGGGTGGCCCTTCCACCGGGCCGCGTGGACGAACGCCCGGCACGGTGCCGCGACCATGGACACCCTGATCTCCCTCGGCACCCTGGCCGCGTTCGGCTGGTCGCTGTGGGCGCTGTTCCTCGGCACGGCGGGCACACCGGGCATGACACACCCCTTCGAGCTGACGATCGTCCGGGGTGACGGCGCCGGGAGCATCTATCTGGAGGCGGCGGCCGGGGTGACCGCCTTCATCCTCGCCGGGCGCTACTTCGAGGCCCGCGCCAAGCGGAAGGCGGGCGCGGCGCTGCGGGCGCTGCTGGAGCTGGGCGCGAAGGACGTCACCGTGCTCACCCCGGAGGGTGGCGAACGGACGCTCCCGGTCGCCGAGTTGAAGGTCGGCGACCGCTTCCTGGTACGCCCAGGCGAGAAGATCGCCACCGACGGGACGGTCGTCGAGGGCTCGTCCGCCGTGGACGCGTCCCTGCTCACCGGCGAGTCCGTGCCCGTGGAGGTGGTGGCCGGCGACCCCGTCACCGGTGCCACCGTGAACGCGGGCGGGCGGCTGGTCGTCGAGGCCGGCCGGATCGGCGCCGACACCCAACTGGCCCGGATGGCGCGGCTGGTGGAGGACGCGCAGAACGGGAAGGCCGCCGCCCAGCGGCTCGCCGACCGGATCTCCGCCGTCTTCGTGCCGATCGTGCTCGCCCTCGCCCTGGGCACCCTCGGTTTCTGGCTGGGCAACGGCGCCGGACCCACGGCCGCGTTCACCGCCGCCGTCGCCGTACTGATCATCGCCTGCCCCTGCGCCCTGGGGCTCGCCACGCCGACCGCGCTGCTGGTGGGCACCGGGCGCGGCGCCCAACTGGGCATCCTGATCAAGGGCCCGGAGGTGCTGGAGTCGACACGCCGGGTCGACACCGTCGTCCTCGACAAGACCGGGACCGTGACCACCGGCCGGATGACCCTGCTGGCCGTGCACCCCGCGGACGGCGTCGACGAGGCCGAAGTGCTGCGTCTGGCGGGCGCGTTGGAGCACGCCTCCGAGCATCCGGTCGCCCGTGCCGTCGCCGAGGGCGCGGCGGCGCGGCTCGGCGCGCTGCCCGTGCCGGAGGACTTCGCGAACGTACCCGGTCTCGGTGTGCGGGGGATCGTCGACGGCCACGCGGTCCTCGTCGGCCGTGAACGGCTCCTCGCCGACTGGGCCATGGAGCTGCCGGAGGACCTGGCACGGGCACGGGCCGGGGCCGAGGCGTCCGGCCGTACGGCTGTCGCGGTCGCCTGGGACGGAGACGTCCGCGCGGTGCTCGAAGTCGCGGACGCGGTGAAGGAGACCAGCGCGGAGGCGATCACCCGGCTGCGGGCGCTCGGCCTCACCCCGATCCTGCTGACCGGCGACAACCGGGCCGTGGCCGAGTCCGTCGCCCGCGAGGTCGGGATCGCGGCCGAGGACGTGATCGCGGAGGTGCTGCCGCAGGACAAGGTCGACGTCGTCGAGCGGCTCCAGGGCGAGGGCCGTTCGGTCGCGATGGTCGGTGACGGTGTCAACGACGCGGCGGCGCTCGCGCGGGCCGATCTGGGGCTGGCCATGGGCACGGGCACCGACGCCGCGATCGAGGCGAGCGATCTGACCCTGGTCCGGGGCGACCTTCGCGCGGCGGCCGACGCCATCCGCCTGGCCCGCCGGACCCTCGGCACCATCCGGTCCAACCTGTTCTGGGCCTTCGCCTACAACGTGGCCGCGCTTCCGCTCGCTGCGGCCGGCCTCCTCAACCCGATGATCGCCGGGGCGACCATGGCCTTCTCCTCGGTCTTCGTCGTCGGCAACTCCCTGCGCCTGCGCACGTTCCGGGCGGCCGACTGA
- a CDS encoding MarR family winged helix-turn-helix transcriptional regulator encodes MPTTPRWLDSEEQRAWLAYIDFSTLLSDYLNRQLRRDAGMTHADYALLAHLSSAPDRALGMSELARRLKITRSRLTHAVNRLGEAGLVDRREDPADGRGQLAVLTGEGQGLLDRAAPGHVEAVRRVVFDALTPEQVRQLAEIGEAIGDALVRAEGTPADPAVLPWRRR; translated from the coding sequence ATGCCCACCACGCCGCGCTGGCTCGACTCCGAGGAACAAAGGGCCTGGCTGGCCTACATCGATTTCTCGACCCTGCTCAGCGACTACCTCAACCGCCAGTTGCGCCGTGACGCGGGGATGACGCACGCCGACTACGCCCTGCTGGCCCATCTCTCGTCCGCTCCCGACCGGGCGCTGGGCATGTCCGAGCTGGCCCGTCGGCTGAAGATCACCCGCAGCCGTCTCACCCACGCGGTCAACCGTCTCGGTGAGGCCGGACTCGTGGACCGCCGGGAGGACCCCGCCGACGGCCGGGGCCAGCTGGCCGTCCTCACGGGCGAGGGGCAGGGGCTGCTGGACCGCGCGGCCCCCGGCCATGTGGAAGCCGTACGCCGTGTGGTCTTCGACGCCCTCACCCCCGAGCAGGTGCGCCAGCTGGCCGAGATCGGCGAGGCGATCGGCGACGCCCTCGTCCGCGCGGAGGGCACCCCGGCGGACCCGGCGGTCCTGCCCTGGCGGCGTCGCTAG
- a CDS encoding NtaA/DmoA family FMN-dependent monooxygenase (This protein belongs to a clade of FMN-dependent monooxygenases, within a broader family of flavin-dependent oxidoreductases, the luciferase-like monooxygenase (LMM) family, some of whose members use coenzyme F420 rather than FMN.), protein MTRTDPLDVPRPDARLHFGVFFQGVNHWTIWSDPASGSQIDPASFRQVARTAERGLFDAFFLGEGLRLREVDGRIHDLDVAGRPDALTQLAALAAVTDRIGLVSTSNTTYNEAPDLARRLSGLDLLSEGRAGWNVVTTDNAWTGENFRRGGYLDHADRYTRAEEFLTVARALWDGWKDGATSGSPGASTWAAPGAVRQVRHQGRQFDVDLAPTLPRSAQGHPVIFQAGDSAEGRDFAARNADVIFSAHGNEFDDALAFAEDVRGRLVAAGRPEDDLRILPGTEIIIGATEEEALEKKRWIRLQQVTPATALGIAGLLWNRDFSDRDADGPLPKEDPVVAENDGSFGARRIADPRKVVAEWREKAEAGGWSLRETVIALGPQRGHVGTPAGLADRFAHWVRHGAVDGFNVTPYLIPDGLDDIVDLLVPELQERGVYRTEYTGTTLRDHLNLREPLTHRSSADHRSEITR, encoded by the coding sequence ATGACCCGCACCGATCCCCTCGATGTCCCCCGCCCGGACGCGCGGCTGCACTTCGGTGTCTTCTTCCAGGGCGTCAACCACTGGACCATCTGGTCCGATCCGGCCAGCGGCAGCCAGATCGACCCCGCCAGCTTCCGGCAGGTGGCGCGGACCGCCGAACGGGGCCTGTTCGACGCGTTCTTCCTGGGGGAGGGGCTGCGGCTGCGCGAGGTCGACGGGAGGATCCACGATCTCGATGTCGCCGGACGCCCCGACGCCCTCACCCAACTCGCCGCCCTGGCCGCCGTCACCGACCGGATCGGCCTGGTCTCCACCTCCAACACCACCTACAACGAGGCCCCCGACCTCGCCCGCCGCCTCTCCGGCCTCGACCTGCTCTCCGAGGGCCGCGCCGGCTGGAACGTGGTGACCACCGACAACGCCTGGACCGGGGAGAACTTCCGGCGCGGCGGCTACCTCGACCACGCCGACCGCTACACACGCGCCGAGGAGTTCCTCACCGTGGCCCGCGCCCTCTGGGACGGCTGGAAGGACGGCGCCACCTCCGGATCGCCGGGTGCCTCCACGTGGGCGGCGCCCGGAGCGGTACGGCAAGTCCGGCACCAGGGGCGGCAGTTCGACGTCGACCTCGCGCCCACGCTGCCGCGCAGCGCCCAGGGCCACCCGGTGATCTTCCAGGCCGGTGACTCGGCCGAGGGCCGGGACTTCGCCGCCCGCAACGCCGACGTCATCTTCTCCGCGCACGGCAACGAGTTCGACGACGCGCTGGCGTTCGCCGAGGACGTCCGGGGGCGTCTGGTGGCCGCCGGGCGGCCCGAGGACGACCTGCGCATCCTCCCCGGCACCGAGATCATCATCGGGGCGACCGAGGAGGAGGCCCTGGAGAAGAAGCGCTGGATCCGGCTTCAACAGGTCACCCCCGCGACGGCGTTGGGCATCGCCGGGCTGCTGTGGAACCGGGACTTCTCCGACCGGGACGCCGACGGGCCGCTGCCGAAGGAGGACCCGGTCGTCGCCGAGAACGACGGTTCCTTCGGTGCGCGGCGCATCGCCGATCCGCGCAAGGTGGTCGCCGAGTGGCGGGAGAAGGCCGAGGCGGGCGGCTGGTCGCTCCGCGAGACCGTCATCGCGCTCGGTCCGCAGCGCGGTCACGTCGGCACCCCGGCCGGCCTCGCCGACCGGTTCGCCCACTGGGTACGGCACGGCGCGGTCGACGGCTTCAACGTCACCCCGTACCTCATCCCCGACGGCCTCGACGACATCGTCGACCTCCTCGTCCCCGAACTCCAGGAACGCGGCGTCTATCGCACGGAATACACAGGAACGACTCTCCGGGACCACCTGAATCTCCGAGAACCGCTCACGCATCGGTCTTCTGCGGACCACCGCTCGGAAATTACTCGATAA
- a CDS encoding LLM class flavin-dependent oxidoreductase, which yields MSGPALRLAVELDGDGAHPAAWRRAAHAPDHLLTPRRVARVAAAAENAGFTLLTLDDGVLPPGAAPDTVGRIGAVERAAFIAASTSVVGVAPVVPLTYAEPFHVSSQLASLDHISVGRAGWVVGEETRPEAARAWGRPLVDGAAARAGESRDGVEAVRALWDSWEDDAVIRSVATSRYLDRDRLHYVDFTGDTFTVKGPAIVPRPPQGQVVVLGHPDLVPAGQLDVALVTGRDLVAVATASAGAGTPRTFAEVEVALDTAHATAEERVGDLEQHAPWADRGRLRHIGSAAGLAALLERLRGVVDGVRLHPLVLDEDLPELSRLVLPHLFERRHAVRPLPGASLRTQLDLERPANRYAVAAARSGEETR from the coding sequence ATGTCCGGCCCCGCTCTGCGCCTCGCCGTCGAACTCGACGGCGACGGTGCCCATCCCGCGGCCTGGCGCCGCGCCGCCCACGCCCCCGACCATCTGCTGACCCCGCGCCGGGTGGCCCGAGTCGCCGCCGCCGCGGAGAACGCCGGGTTCACCCTGCTCACCCTGGACGACGGTGTGCTGCCGCCCGGCGCCGCGCCCGACACGGTCGGCCGGATCGGCGCGGTGGAGCGGGCCGCGTTCATCGCCGCGTCGACGAGCGTCGTCGGTGTCGCGCCGGTCGTGCCCCTCACCTACGCCGAACCGTTCCATGTCTCCAGCCAGTTGGCCTCCCTCGACCACATCTCCGTCGGCCGCGCCGGATGGGTGGTCGGCGAGGAGACACGGCCCGAGGCGGCACGCGCCTGGGGGCGCCCCCTCGTCGACGGGGCCGCCGCCCGCGCCGGCGAGTCGCGCGACGGCGTCGAGGCGGTGCGGGCGCTGTGGGACTCCTGGGAGGACGACGCCGTCATCCGTTCCGTGGCCACCAGCCGCTATCTCGACCGTGACCGGCTGCACTACGTCGACTTCACCGGTGACACCTTCACGGTGAAGGGCCCGGCGATCGTGCCGCGTCCCCCGCAGGGGCAGGTCGTCGTCCTCGGCCACCCCGACCTGGTGCCCGCCGGGCAACTCGACGTCGCGCTCGTCACGGGCCGCGACCTCGTCGCCGTCGCCACGGCCTCCGCAGGCGCCGGGACACCCCGCACCTTCGCCGAGGTCGAGGTCGCCCTCGACACCGCGCACGCCACGGCCGAGGAACGCGTCGGCGACCTCGAACAGCACGCGCCCTGGGCCGACCGGGGACGGCTGCGCCACATCGGCTCCGCCGCCGGGCTGGCCGCGCTGCTGGAGCGGCTGCGGGGAGTGGTGGACGGCGTACGCCTGCATCCGCTCGTCCTCGACGAGGACCTTCCTGAGCTGTCCCGGCTGGTGCTGCCGCACCTCTTCGAACGGCGGCACGCGGTCCGTCCGCTGCCCGGCGCCTCGCTGCGCACCCAGCTGGACCTGGAACGGCCCGCCAACCGGTACGCCGTCGCGGCGGCCCGTTCCGGGGAGGAGACCCGATGA
- a CDS encoding MFS transporter, whose amino-acid sequence MRARDALVARGEAVVAAVLDVLGDMESPVDWTVPADVPTRIGEPALLPLVEAVARAGPPEAVRRAQWTPAGLAVAEPGVYGPLLKHPHASVRVTALSAFQRGGESSAGFLDLLVPSLGDPDADVRRRAVAVFRAIGCAAVPVLRRWRRRPATGPRIRSGALEALALGAVLLLFGAAFGGINVAFNSAAVDLVAALGRPIMSSFHAAFSLGGMVGAGLGSLVAGSLSPTRHLLGITLVGLLVTALAAPTLLRHGPPAPPAGIPEPGAAESGTARPATRRLDGRTRGLMVVLGVIAGCTAYGEGALADWGALHLEADLDTSPGAAAIGYTCFALAMTIGRLTGTTLIERLGRTAVLVAGGATATAGMLLGSLAPSVWATLLGFAVTGLGLANIFPVAIERAGAPAGPGGVATASTLGYLGMLLGSPAIGFMAEWFSLPVALTSVAVLTAFASVIAFATRHSTAK is encoded by the coding sequence GTGCGGGCCCGCGACGCCCTGGTGGCGCGGGGTGAGGCCGTGGTCGCGGCGGTGCTGGACGTGCTCGGCGACATGGAGTCCCCCGTCGACTGGACGGTCCCGGCGGACGTGCCGACCCGCATCGGGGAGCCCGCGCTCCTTCCCCTGGTGGAGGCGGTCGCGCGGGCCGGCCCGCCCGAAGCCGTCAGGCGGGCCCAGTGGACACCGGCGGGGCTGGCGGTGGCCGAACCGGGCGTCTACGGCCCGCTGTTGAAGCATCCGCACGCGTCGGTACGGGTCACCGCGCTCTCCGCCTTCCAGCGCGGCGGCGAGTCCTCGGCCGGCTTCCTCGACCTGCTGGTCCCGTCGCTGGGAGACCCCGACGCGGACGTGCGGCGCCGCGCGGTCGCCGTGTTCAGGGCCATCGGCTGCGCCGCCGTCCCCGTACTGCGGCGGTGGCGACGGCGGCCCGCGACCGGCCCGAGGATCCGCTCCGGCGCCCTGGAGGCACTCGCGCTGGGCGCGGTCCTGCTGCTCTTCGGGGCGGCCTTCGGCGGCATCAACGTCGCCTTCAACAGCGCCGCCGTGGACCTGGTGGCCGCGCTGGGGCGGCCGATCATGTCCAGCTTCCACGCCGCTTTCAGCCTGGGCGGCATGGTCGGGGCGGGCCTCGGCAGCCTGGTCGCGGGCTCCCTCTCGCCCACCCGCCATCTGCTCGGCATCACCCTCGTCGGCCTCCTGGTGACCGCCCTGGCCGCCCCCACCCTCCTGCGGCACGGACCCCCGGCGCCCCCGGCCGGCATCCCCGAGCCGGGCGCGGCGGAGAGCGGCACCGCGCGGCCCGCCACCCGCCGCCTGGACGGCCGTACGCGCGGCCTGATGGTCGTCCTCGGCGTCATCGCCGGATGCACGGCGTACGGCGAAGGGGCGCTGGCCGACTGGGGCGCCCTGCATCTGGAGGCGGACCTGGACACCTCGCCCGGTGCCGCGGCGATCGGTTACACGTGTTTCGCGCTCGCCATGACGATCGGCCGGCTCACCGGGACGACCCTGATCGAACGGCTGGGCAGGACCGCGGTGCTGGTGGCCGGCGGCGCGACCGCGACGGCCGGGATGCTGCTGGGCTCCCTCGCCCCCTCGGTGTGGGCGACCCTGCTCGGCTTCGCGGTCACCGGTCTCGGCCTCGCCAACATCTTCCCCGTGGCCATCGAACGGGCGGGCGCGCCGGCCGGGCCCGGCGGGGTGGCCACCGCCTCCACGCTCGGCTATCTGGGCATGCTGCTCGGCTCGCCCGCGATCGGTTTCATGGCCGAATGGTTCTCCCTGCCCGTCGCGCTCACAAGCGTCGCGGTACTCACCGCCTTTGCCTCCGTCATCGCGTTCGCCACCCGTCACTCGACCGCGAAATGA
- the tgmA gene encoding putative ATP-grasp-modified RiPP: MRLFVLNYARAAEQLEFSAPYTYDSGLQLNVLADGRIAAHDQGLMRELGATTSTAGSKTHFDD; encoded by the coding sequence ATGCGACTGTTCGTGCTCAACTACGCTCGCGCCGCTGAGCAGTTGGAGTTCAGCGCTCCGTACACCTACGACTCCGGGCTGCAGTTGAACGTGCTCGCCGATGGGCGGATAGCCGCTCACGACCAGGGTCTTATGCGGGAATTGGGGGCGACTACGTCCACCGCGGGTTCGAAGACCCATTTCGACGACTGA
- the tgmB gene encoding ATP-grasp ribosomal peptide maturase gives MTVLILTCEQDVTADLVVARLNGTGVPVVRLDPADLPGGVALSGEYVHGSFRGHLSAGGRLVSMSGLRSIWLRRPGVPASGVAEPSPWLTEESSQALYGMLRGTGARWMNDPDAARRARHKPWQLRHAQRCGLPVPATLITTFPQAARDFAERFPDLVVKPVSGTHPQEPARTVPTSRVAPGTDFTAVAFGPTLLQRRIAKTADIRLTAVGDRMLAARKAVAPDAHPDEVDVRFAPSTAPWQPVDVPARTATAVRAYLRDAELSYGAFDFAEDADGIWWFLECNQSGQFGFVEMDTGQPIAHSVAEWLAHEESGAGSRHVGRIRATP, from the coding sequence ATGACGGTGCTGATCCTCACCTGTGAACAGGATGTGACGGCGGACCTGGTGGTGGCACGGCTGAACGGGACCGGCGTCCCGGTGGTCCGACTCGACCCCGCCGACCTGCCCGGCGGTGTGGCGCTCTCCGGTGAGTACGTGCACGGCTCCTTCCGCGGGCATCTGTCCGCCGGGGGGCGCCTGGTGAGCATGAGCGGGCTGCGGTCGATCTGGCTGCGCCGGCCGGGGGTACCGGCCAGCGGGGTCGCCGAGCCCTCCCCGTGGCTGACCGAGGAGTCCTCGCAGGCCCTGTACGGCATGCTGCGCGGCACGGGCGCCCGCTGGATGAACGACCCGGACGCGGCCCGGCGGGCCCGCCACAAGCCGTGGCAGCTCCGGCACGCCCAGCGCTGCGGGCTCCCCGTCCCGGCCACCCTGATCACCACGTTCCCGCAGGCCGCCCGCGACTTCGCCGAGCGATTCCCGGACCTGGTGGTGAAGCCGGTCTCCGGCACCCATCCGCAGGAGCCCGCCCGGACGGTCCCGACCAGCCGTGTCGCGCCCGGCACCGACTTCACCGCCGTCGCGTTCGGCCCGACCCTGTTGCAGCGCCGGATCGCCAAGACCGCCGACATCCGGCTGACCGCCGTCGGCGACCGCATGCTGGCCGCCCGCAAGGCGGTCGCCCCGGACGCGCACCCCGACGAGGTGGACGTCCGTTTCGCCCCGTCCACCGCGCCCTGGCAGCCGGTCGACGTCCCGGCCCGCACCGCCACGGCCGTGCGCGCCTATCTCCGCGACGCCGAACTGTCCTACGGGGCCTTCGACTTCGCGGAGGACGCGGACGGGATCTGGTGGTTCCTGGAGTGCAACCAGTCCGGCCAGTTCGGGTTCGTGGAGATGGACACCGGC